GGAGGATGAGGAGCGGGTACGCCCCCTGGTCAGGGAAGGCCAGCGCCAGTGCCAGCACGACCACGAGCAGGACGACGGTCACGATCCCCGAGGGTGTGCTCTCTCGCCAGGTCCGGTTCTCGTCGGTGTCGTGCAAGAGCTCCGGATGGCGGCGTCCCCACAACCCCGTGGCCACGAGAGCCAGGACAGCGACGAGCAGTGACGCGACGTAGGCGGCGACGGCGCCGTCGAGGTCCTCCCTGGCCGCGATCAGCTGCGTCGTGAAGGGCAGCAGGACGATCGTCAGGAGCCACACGAAGTGGGTCGAGACGAGCGTGCGGTCGTACGTCGCGAAGTGCTCCATCAGCGCGTGGTGGTCACGCCAGAGGACCCAGATGACGACGAAGCTGATCGCGAACCCGACGAACGCGTCGTCGTGGTCGCGGACGAGGCCGGCGACGCTCGACGCGTCGTCCGTGTCCGACACGATCTCGACCAGCGGCAGGACGAGAAGGGTCAGCGCGATCGCCACCACGGCGTCGCTGAACGCGAGAAGTCGGTCGAGGCCGTGTTCGGACCGCATGGCGACCAGTGTCGCAGCGCCGCGGCAGGCGCGCCCGCACCGATCAGGCGGGTACGACCAGTCGGAGCGCCTTCGGCAGGATGCGGACCGTGACCGGCAGCACCCCGAGCTCGTCCCCGTCGAGGCCGAGCGGGACCGGTCGGTCGGTCTCGATCGTGACGCTCGTCGTCCGGAGCACCTCGACGGCGTCGCGCTCGACGTGACGGCCGGTCTTGGCCTCGTTCATGTACGCCGCCATGTTGCGTCGGCCGAGCCCGTCGGTGCGGGCGATCAGCAGGTCGATGAGACCGTCGTCGACCTCGGCGGACGGCACGATCTTGAGCCCGTGCCCGTACCCCCCCGAGTTGGCCGCGATCACGCTGTGCGCGCGTACGGTGCGGGTGCCGTGGTCGGTCGTGAGGGTGAAGGTCGGCGCCCGCCAGGTGATCATCGCGACCGGACCGGCGGCGCGGTAGGCGAAGACCGGTGGGAACCGGCGCATCCGGTTGATCAGCTGCGTCGCCCGCGAGTCGACGCCGACGTAGACGTTGCCCGGGATCACGACGCCGTCGGCGTCCATCACGTCGACGGCGCGGACGTGGCCGCCGAGCAGCACCGCCGCGACGCTCGCGGGGTCGTCCGGGATGCCGACCTTGTGGGCGAAGTCGTTGCCGCGCCCTGCGGGGACGATCGCCATGGTGCCCTCGCCCGCGACGACGCCACCGGCCACGTCGCGCACCATGCCGTCTCCGCCGACCGCCACCACCACGCGGCCCGAACGCGCCAGGTCGGCCGCCGCGGCGGCGGCGTGCTGCGCACTCTCCGTGACGACCGTCGCGACCTCGGCACCGGCGTCACGCAGCCGCTGGGAGACCGCCTCCCAGGCGTCAGGCGCATGCCGCTGGCCGGAGATCGGGTTCACGAG
Above is a genomic segment from Mumia sp. Pv4-285 containing:
- a CDS encoding TMEM175 family protein — encoded protein: MRSEHGLDRLLAFSDAVVAIALTLLVLPLVEIVSDTDDASSVAGLVRDHDDAFVGFAISFVVIWVLWRDHHALMEHFATYDRTLVSTHFVWLLTIVLLPFTTQLIAAREDLDGAVAAYVASLLVAVLALVATGLWGRRHPELLHDTDENRTWRESTPSGIVTVVLLVVVLALALAFPDQGAYPLLILLLQAPIERVRASRRRAAV
- a CDS encoding diacylglycerol/lipid kinase family protein; translated protein: MTAAAFTALVNPISGQRHAPDAWEAVSQRLRDAGAEVATVVTESAQHAAAAAADLARSGRVVVAVGGDGMVRDVAGGVVAGEGTMAIVPAGRGNDFAHKVGIPDDPASVAAVLLGGHVRAVDVMDADGVVIPGNVYVGVDSRATQLINRMRRFPPVFAYRAAGPVAMITWRAPTFTLTTDHGTRTVRAHSVIAANSGGYGHGLKIVPSAEVDDGLIDLLIARTDGLGRRNMAAYMNEAKTGRHVERDAVEVLRTTSVTIETDRPVPLGLDGDELGVLPVTVRILPKALRLVVPA